Proteins encoded by one window of Marinihelvus fidelis:
- a CDS encoding phosphotransferase — translation MTEAPFTALRQARLLRRLSAGPVTDSWLYEAPEGRLVLRRDRPLAARLGLDRKNEWKLLGAMATAGLGPMPVAVDTDRGLLLTRHIDRPVWAAKGLENPEYLHALGRLLRRVHEAPPVGKAFEPAGIAVHYAAQLPAGIGNSLADEAATLASALYPAGDVTCPCHHDAHAGNLVGHAPARLIDWEYAAMGQPWMDFAVVARFHQFDSAQLAGIAEGWCDDRGVHGVETGRWAGYDVADVASRVQPYFRLYDILATLWEQVVNGT, via the coding sequence GTGACAGAAGCCCCGTTTACTGCCTTGCGCCAGGCGCGGTTGCTGCGACGCCTGTCGGCCGGCCCGGTGACGGACAGCTGGCTCTACGAAGCGCCGGAAGGCCGCCTGGTGCTGCGTCGTGACCGGCCCCTGGCCGCAAGACTTGGGCTGGACAGAAAAAATGAGTGGAAGCTGTTGGGCGCGATGGCGACGGCAGGCCTGGGCCCCATGCCGGTGGCCGTCGACACGGACCGTGGACTGCTGCTGACACGGCATATTGATCGCCCGGTATGGGCCGCGAAAGGGCTGGAGAACCCCGAATACCTGCATGCCCTGGGCCGTTTGCTACGCCGCGTGCACGAGGCGCCGCCGGTGGGCAAGGCGTTCGAACCGGCCGGCATCGCAGTGCATTACGCCGCACAACTGCCGGCCGGCATTGGGAATTCACTGGCGGACGAAGCCGCTACATTGGCGTCTGCACTTTACCCGGCGGGTGACGTGACCTGCCCATGCCATCACGATGCCCATGCCGGGAACCTGGTCGGGCACGCGCCGGCGCGGCTGATCGACTGGGAGTACGCCGCGATGGGGCAGCCGTGGATGGATTTCGCCGTTGTGGCACGGTTCCATCAGTTCGACTCGGCACAGTTGGCCGGCATCGCGGAGGGGTGGTGCGACGACCGTGGCGTCCATGGTGTTGAAACGGGTCGCTGGGCCGGTTATGACGTGGCCGACGTGGCCTCCCGGGTCCAGCCATACTTCCGCCTTTACGACATCCTGGCCACGCTGTGGGAGCAGGTCGTCAACGGGACCTGA
- a CDS encoding tetratricopeptide repeat protein: protein MLPMLLLMLVSTLLVAFAPFAMASEGFVGTAACADCHAEEHAAWTGSHHDLAMQHASDESVLGDFNDAVVTVQGVTSRFFRRDGDFFVNTEGPDGQLADFKISYTFGVDPLQQYLVEFPDGRVQALGLAWDARAESTGGQRWFHLYPDEAIPHDDPLHWTGRQQNWNYMCADCHSTDLVKGYDAVNDRYATTWTDINVGCEACHGPGEAHVSWAGKTDELKGQDVSRGLAILLDERDGVTWPIDTDTGIARRSSPKTTDTEIQVCATCHSRRGTIAGGAQTRAAFMDHHMPALLTGDLYHDDGQIMDEVYVWGSFLQSKMYAAGVTCSDCHNPHTLELRAPQQAVCAQCHMPATFATPDHHGHPADSAGADCLACHMPETTYMVVDPRRDHSLRVPRPDIALALGTPDACSSCHADRDTQWAADAFGTMFPDAGEPFQDWTRAFHQSREGLLQAEVSLMRVINDDTTPDIARATAVLELQGHLGPMSFQQVQLALRDPSPLVRMAAVRTLDAVPPANRYEFAGHLLRDPVLAVRAEAGRSLAGTPRNLLDVNERGALDLALRDYAATQAYNADRPEAHMNMGNLYAARGDGTAAEKAYRQALKLDPAFSPAYANLADLYRSQGMERESRAVLETGLGAAPDDASLHHALGLAMVRAGDTAAALPELERSAELAPDNPRYAYVYGVALNSTGQGAAAIEALETAQAQHPNNRELMWALATFERDSGDVAAARRWATAILALNPADEAANQLLASLPGEDESTE, encoded by the coding sequence ATGCTGCCCATGTTGCTGCTCATGTTGGTATCCACGCTCCTGGTGGCCTTTGCACCCTTCGCGATGGCCAGCGAGGGCTTTGTCGGCACGGCCGCCTGCGCGGACTGCCATGCCGAAGAGCACGCGGCGTGGACAGGCTCGCACCATGACCTGGCCATGCAGCATGCTTCAGATGAAAGCGTGCTTGGCGATTTCAACGATGCCGTCGTTACCGTCCAGGGCGTGACCTCGCGGTTTTTCCGCCGCGACGGAGATTTTTTTGTTAATACCGAGGGCCCCGACGGCCAGCTCGCAGACTTCAAAATCAGCTACACCTTCGGCGTCGACCCGTTGCAGCAGTACCTGGTCGAGTTCCCTGACGGCCGTGTCCAGGCCCTGGGGCTGGCCTGGGACGCCCGCGCGGAATCCACCGGGGGGCAGCGCTGGTTTCACCTCTATCCCGATGAGGCCATTCCACATGACGACCCGTTGCACTGGACCGGCCGGCAGCAGAACTGGAACTACATGTGCGCCGACTGCCACTCCACCGACCTGGTCAAGGGCTATGACGCGGTCAACGACCGTTACGCCACCACATGGACCGATATCAACGTCGGCTGCGAGGCCTGCCATGGGCCGGGCGAGGCACATGTCAGCTGGGCCGGAAAGACAGATGAACTGAAAGGCCAGGATGTAAGCCGGGGGCTGGCCATCCTTCTCGACGAGCGTGACGGCGTGACCTGGCCCATCGACACCGACACGGGCATTGCGCGGCGCAGCTCACCGAAGACCACGGACACGGAAATCCAGGTCTGCGCCACCTGTCACTCCCGCCGCGGCACCATCGCCGGCGGCGCGCAGACCCGGGCGGCATTCATGGACCACCACATGCCCGCGCTCCTGACCGGCGACCTCTACCACGACGACGGCCAGATCATGGACGAGGTCTATGTCTGGGGCTCGTTCCTGCAAAGCAAGATGTACGCGGCGGGCGTCACCTGCAGCGACTGCCACAACCCGCACACGCTGGAATTGCGCGCGCCACAGCAGGCCGTGTGCGCGCAGTGTCATATGCCGGCAACGTTTGCCACACCGGATCATCACGGCCACCCGGCCGATTCCGCCGGGGCCGACTGCCTGGCCTGCCACATGCCCGAGACCACGTACATGGTGGTCGACCCGCGTCGGGACCACAGCCTGCGCGTGCCGCGCCCCGACATCGCGCTGGCGCTCGGCACGCCTGACGCCTGCAGCAGTTGCCATGCCGACCGCGATACCCAGTGGGCCGCAGACGCCTTCGGGACAATGTTTCCCGACGCCGGCGAACCGTTCCAGGACTGGACCCGCGCCTTTCACCAGTCACGTGAAGGCCTGCTCCAGGCCGAGGTGTCGCTGATGCGCGTGATCAATGATGACACCACGCCCGACATCGCCCGCGCGACCGCGGTGCTGGAACTGCAGGGGCACCTGGGGCCGATGTCGTTCCAGCAGGTGCAACTGGCCCTGCGTGACCCGTCACCCCTTGTACGCATGGCGGCGGTAAGAACACTCGATGCCGTCCCACCGGCCAACCGCTACGAGTTCGCGGGGCACCTGCTGCGGGATCCGGTCCTGGCCGTGCGCGCCGAGGCCGGCCGCTCACTGGCGGGTACGCCCAGAAACCTGCTGGACGTGAATGAGCGTGGCGCGCTCGACCTGGCGCTGCGTGACTATGCCGCAACGCAGGCTTACAACGCCGACCGCCCCGAGGCGCATATGAATATGGGCAATCTTTACGCGGCTCGCGGTGACGGCACGGCGGCTGAAAAGGCCTACCGGCAGGCGCTCAAACTGGACCCTGCGTTCAGCCCGGCTTACGCCAACCTGGCCGACCTGTACCGGTCGCAAGGCATGGAGCGCGAGTCCCGCGCCGTGCTGGAGACGGGCCTGGGCGCCGCGCCCGACGACGCCAGCCTGCACCACGCACTGGGGCTGGCCATGGTCCGGGCGGGGGACACCGCAGCAGCCCTGCCAGAGCTGGAACGGTCCGCCGAACTGGCGCCGGACAATCCACGCTACGCCTATGTCTACGGTGTCGCACTGAATTCCACCGGACAGGGCGCGGCGGCCATCGAAGCCCTCGAAACCGCGCAGGCACAACACCCCAACAACCGCGAGTTGATGTGGGCGCTGGCCACCTTCGAACGAGACAGCGGCGATGTCGCCGCGGCAAGGCGCTGGGCAACGGCGATCCTGGCGCTGAACCCGGCCGATGAGGCCGCCAACCAGTTGCTGGCCAGCCTGCCCGGCGAAGACGAATCCACCGAATAA
- a CDS encoding DUF4136 domain-containing protein, whose translation MKRLTTLVLMSFALFLGACASGPEIHSDYDRSVDFTEYKTFNFFNPMGIENPNYSSIAGSVFRDAITDELTRRGYTLADNPDLMINVSATLQDKTKVTTYNDPMYPGYYGYRRGFYDPWYGYGYGTETHVSQYTEGTVNIDMVDAARKRMVWEGVGIGRVSGKKTNEELRTAIRAGVAELFAEFPFTVSN comes from the coding sequence ATGAAACGCCTGACAACCCTCGTACTGATGTCTTTTGCCCTGTTCCTGGGTGCCTGTGCCTCCGGCCCCGAGATTCACAGCGATTACGATCGCTCGGTCGATTTCACCGAGTACAAGACGTTCAATTTCTTTAACCCTATGGGTATTGAGAATCCCAATTACTCGAGCATCGCCGGCAGCGTATTTCGTGACGCGATCACCGATGAGCTGACCAGGCGCGGTTACACGCTGGCGGACAACCCCGACCTGATGATCAACGTTTCCGCCACCTTGCAGGACAAGACCAAGGTCACCACTTACAACGACCCGATGTACCCGGGTTACTACGGCTACCGCCGCGGCTTCTACGACCCCTGGTACGGCTATGGCTATGGCACCGAGACCCATGTCAGCCAGTACACCGAGGGTACGGTCAACATCGACATGGTTGATGCCGCACGCAAGCGCATGGTCTGGGAAGGCGTGGGAATCGGTCGTGTCAGCGGCAAGAAGACCAACGAGGAACTGCGCACTGCCATCCGCGCCGGTGTGGCCGAACTGTTCGCCGAGTTCCCGTTTACGGTCAGCAACTAG
- a CDS encoding thiamine-binding protein encodes MIITADIAMYPLDEGYSAPIITFIHTLRRQPGVEVVTHQMSTQVRGEYDAVTQAINQCMKPHMQGPATVVFVVRYLNADLDISMRPDIG; translated from the coding sequence ATGATCATTACGGCAGACATCGCCATGTACCCGCTCGATGAGGGGTATTCGGCCCCCATCATAACGTTCATCCATACGCTCCGTCGCCAGCCCGGCGTCGAGGTGGTTACGCACCAGATGAGCACACAGGTGCGCGGTGAATACGACGCCGTCACCCAGGCGATCAACCAGTGCATGAAGCCGCATATGCAAGGCCCCGCGACCGTGGTTTTCGTGGTCCGGTACCTGAACGCGGACCTGGATATCAGCATGCGCCCGGACATTGGCTGA
- a CDS encoding class I fructose-bisphosphate aldolase — MSSMDLVKTAAAMVAEGKGILAIDESTGTCQKRFDSIGVECTEENRRAYRDMLLTTPGLGDHISGAILFDETLRQATADGTPFTKVMTDAGILPGIKVDKGAHPLAGAAPGEKVTEGLDGLRARLEEYAELGAKFAKWRAVITIGENMPTPGCIDANAHALARYAALCQEVGLVPMVEPEVIMDGEHDLDECYEVTEATLRSLFSELYEQNVLLEGTILKASMVISGTKASNRAGVDEVARATLQCLLNAVPAAVAGVVFLSGGQSDEEATAHLDAMNKLGEFPWPLTFSYGRALQAPALATWGENPAANVAAAQAKLAHRARMNGLAAKGEYDAGLEAA; from the coding sequence ATGAGCAGTATGGACCTGGTGAAAACCGCCGCGGCCATGGTGGCCGAAGGCAAGGGCATTCTCGCCATCGACGAGAGCACGGGCACCTGCCAGAAGCGTTTCGATTCCATTGGTGTGGAGTGCACCGAGGAAAACCGCCGCGCCTATCGCGACATGCTGCTGACCACGCCGGGGCTGGGTGATCATATTTCCGGTGCCATCCTGTTTGATGAAACGCTGCGCCAGGCCACGGCCGACGGCACGCCGTTCACGAAAGTCATGACCGACGCCGGCATCCTGCCCGGCATCAAGGTCGACAAGGGCGCGCACCCGCTGGCGGGCGCCGCCCCCGGCGAGAAGGTCACCGAGGGCCTGGACGGCCTGCGTGCCCGCCTGGAAGAGTATGCGGAACTGGGCGCCAAGTTCGCCAAGTGGCGCGCGGTGATCACCATCGGCGAGAACATGCCCACGCCGGGCTGCATCGACGCCAACGCCCATGCCCTGGCCCGCTACGCGGCGCTGTGCCAGGAAGTCGGCCTGGTGCCGATGGTCGAGCCCGAAGTCATCATGGACGGCGAGCACGACCTCGACGAATGTTACGAAGTAACCGAGGCCACGCTGCGCTCGCTGTTCAGCGAGCTGTACGAGCAGAATGTGCTGCTGGAAGGCACCATCCTGAAGGCCAGCATGGTGATTTCCGGCACCAAGGCGTCAAATCGCGCCGGTGTCGACGAAGTCGCCCGTGCCACGCTGCAGTGCCTGCTGAACGCCGTGCCCGCGGCCGTGGCGGGCGTCGTGTTCCTGTCTGGTGGCCAGTCGGATGAAGAAGCCACCGCCCACCTGGACGCCATGAACAAGCTGGGTGAATTCCCGTGGCCGCTGACGTTTTCCTACGGTCGCGCGCTGCAGGCGCCGGCGCTGGCCACCTGGGGTGAGAACCCGGCGGCCAACGTGGCCGCCGCCCAGGCCAAGCTGGCGCACCGCGCGCGCATGAACGGCCTGGCCGCGAAAGGCGAGTACGACGCCGGCCTTGAAGCCGCCTGA
- a CDS encoding patatin-like phospholipase family protein, with protein sequence MAATALFGLTITSTSVAQTCHESGNDNRPRVGLVLGGGGARGYAHVGVLKYLEEMRVPIDYIAGTSMGAIVGGFLASGMSAGEIEALISETDWNSVFSGDAARQNEPLRRKSDDELGLFGPKFGVGKDSSFLPGGVVAGQNILLLFEDTIGRRVQVNDFDHLPIPYRAVATDIAVGQHVVLSQGSISAAMRASMAVPGVFDPVRLDGHLLVDGGLTRNLPIDVVRQMGADVVIAVDVGTPLMPEDRIGNVISVVEQMTALLVIRNTEQQVDSLGDGDILVRPELGFDISSSDFDAYDDAIPVGYAGAEQQGDALSRLSMGNEAWAEWRRGIQACETGEPVVHFVQLDNQSRFSDDVLRNMIHVPVGEPLDVEQIEGDMQNIYGLGFIRLATYHLLEENGQTGIRVSVVQDQRGTDFLETGLTISGNRRGSTINIQAGYLVTDLDERGSEARAVVQLGEDIGLLGDIYKYMDDGLRWYANPELAYSRRSLLIFDDTGVPLADAEIEESWVEVTMGRNIGRSLSLYGSLARYVGEVKPQIGVPFEPSDFDGGEWAVGVTLDRLDDLFLPSNGALGGLEYVRSDESLGADDEFEQIRFNGLLAKSWGRHNIMGGWRYNITLDNNAPLYALFTGGGFLNMSGFEPAEINGENFGMVLGGYRYQVRQGGIMPGYVGGTIEYGNAADDHKDLFSDGIWNGSLYFAYNSPLGPIYMGYGWNEDRSGLLFLRLGAVIGDQSIGRR encoded by the coding sequence TTGGCGGCCACTGCGCTGTTCGGACTGACGATTACATCGACGTCTGTTGCACAGACCTGCCACGAATCCGGCAACGACAACCGGCCGCGCGTCGGCCTGGTACTGGGTGGTGGTGGCGCGCGGGGCTACGCACACGTCGGCGTGCTCAAGTACCTGGAAGAGATGCGTGTGCCCATCGACTACATCGCCGGCACCAGCATGGGCGCCATCGTCGGCGGCTTCCTGGCCAGTGGCATGAGTGCGGGCGAGATCGAAGCCCTGATCAGCGAGACCGACTGGAACAGCGTCTTTTCCGGCGACGCCGCCCGGCAGAACGAGCCCCTGCGCCGCAAGAGTGACGATGAGCTGGGCCTGTTCGGACCCAAGTTCGGCGTTGGCAAGGACAGCAGTTTCCTGCCGGGCGGCGTCGTCGCAGGGCAGAACATCCTGCTGCTGTTTGAAGACACCATCGGCCGGCGGGTGCAGGTGAACGATTTCGATCACCTGCCCATCCCCTATCGTGCCGTGGCCACCGATATCGCTGTCGGCCAGCACGTAGTGCTGTCGCAGGGGTCCATTTCGGCGGCCATGCGCGCCAGCATGGCGGTTCCCGGGGTATTCGACCCGGTCAGGCTGGATGGGCACCTGCTGGTCGATGGTGGACTGACCCGCAACCTGCCCATCGACGTGGTGCGGCAAATGGGTGCCGACGTGGTCATCGCCGTCGATGTCGGCACCCCGCTGATGCCCGAGGACCGCATCGGCAATGTCATTTCCGTGGTGGAACAGATGACCGCGCTGCTGGTGATCCGCAATACCGAGCAGCAGGTGGATTCACTGGGCGATGGTGACATCCTGGTCCGGCCCGAGTTGGGGTTCGATATCTCGTCCAGCGACTTCGACGCGTACGACGACGCGATCCCGGTGGGCTATGCCGGCGCGGAACAGCAAGGCGATGCACTGTCGCGGCTGTCCATGGGCAATGAAGCGTGGGCCGAGTGGCGGCGGGGCATCCAGGCCTGCGAAACCGGGGAGCCGGTGGTGCATTTTGTCCAGCTGGACAACCAGTCGAGATTCTCCGATGACGTGCTTCGCAACATGATCCACGTCCCGGTCGGCGAACCGCTGGACGTCGAGCAGATCGAAGGTGACATGCAGAACATCTACGGCCTGGGTTTTATCCGCCTGGCAACCTATCACCTGCTCGAAGAGAACGGCCAGACCGGCATCCGCGTCAGCGTGGTGCAGGACCAGCGTGGCACGGACTTCCTGGAAACCGGCCTGACGATCTCCGGCAACCGCCGTGGTTCCACCATCAACATCCAGGCCGGCTACCTGGTCACCGACCTGGACGAGCGTGGCTCAGAGGCTCGCGCCGTGGTGCAACTGGGCGAAGACATCGGCCTGCTGGGCGATATCTACAAGTACATGGACGATGGCCTGCGCTGGTACGCCAATCCGGAATTGGCCTATTCCAGGCGCAGCCTGCTGATTTTTGACGATACCGGTGTGCCACTGGCCGACGCCGAGATCGAAGAGAGCTGGGTCGAGGTGACCATGGGCCGAAATATCGGCCGGTCGCTGTCCCTGTATGGCAGCCTGGCGCGCTATGTCGGCGAGGTGAAGCCGCAGATTGGCGTGCCGTTCGAGCCCTCCGATTTTGACGGCGGCGAATGGGCCGTCGGCGTAACGCTCGACCGGCTCGATGACCTGTTCCTGCCGTCCAATGGCGCCCTGGGCGGCCTGGAATACGTCCGCTCCGACGAGTCGCTGGGCGCCGATGACGAGTTCGAACAGATCCGCTTCAATGGCCTGCTGGCCAAGAGCTGGGGACGCCACAACATCATGGGCGGCTGGCGCTACAACATCACGTTGGACAACAACGCCCCGCTCTACGCCCTGTTCACCGGCGGTGGCTTCCTGAACATGTCCGGGTTCGAACCCGCGGAAATCAACGGTGAAAACTTCGGCATGGTCCTGGGCGGTTATCGCTACCAGGTTCGCCAGGGCGGCATCATGCCGGGCTACGTTGGCGGCACCATCGAGTACGGCAACGCGGCCGATGACCACAAGGACCTGTTCAGCGATGGCATCTGGAACGGCAGCCTCTACTTCGCCTACAACTCGCCACTGGGGCCCATCTACATGGGTTACGGCTGGAACGAAGACCGCAGCGGCCTGCTGTTCCTGCGCCTCGGCGCGGTCATCGGCGACCAGTCCATCGGTCGTCGCTGA
- the pyk gene encoding pyruvate kinase has protein sequence MSNRQTKIIATLGPATDDPAVLAQVIAAGADVFRLNMSHGGPEEQAARARLVRETASNTGKEVALLVDLQGPKIRVEKFANGGVELEPGQPFTLDASAEPAPGDDRRVGVTYKGLPGDVKPGDTLLLDDGLIAMQVVEVEGDQIHCETEVGGYLSSRKGLNLKGGGLSIPGIADHDRADIKRAAEMDADYLAVSFPRNADDMIQAKKLLREAGSHARVVAKIERAEAIENLEEIIDASDVVMIARGDLGVEIGDAELPGLQKRIIRAALDQNRVVITATQMMQSMVENPVPTRAEVLDVANAVIDGTDAVMLSAETAVGRHPVKVIEAMNRVCVGAEAHVESLHSERGMNVRFNRIDQAIASAAMYMATHVKVDAIIALTESGSTAQWLSRVRTPVPIFALSALAASRRRMAMYRDVYPIAHVPQGKGMDKVLANVVALLLDQGRVKVGDRVILTMGDRLGNEGGTNSLRLVQVASDGFVDSQTKLDLH, from the coding sequence ATGAGTAATCGCCAGACCAAGATCATCGCCACGCTCGGCCCCGCCACAGACGACCCCGCGGTTCTCGCGCAGGTGATCGCCGCCGGTGCCGACGTCTTCCGCCTGAACATGTCCCACGGCGGACCGGAAGAGCAGGCCGCGCGCGCGCGGCTGGTGCGCGAAACCGCCAGCAACACCGGCAAGGAAGTGGCACTGCTGGTCGACCTGCAGGGTCCGAAGATTCGCGTCGAGAAGTTTGCCAACGGCGGCGTCGAACTCGAGCCGGGCCAGCCCTTCACGCTGGATGCCAGCGCCGAACCTGCGCCGGGTGATGACCGTCGCGTGGGCGTGACCTACAAGGGTCTGCCCGGTGACGTGAAGCCGGGCGACACGCTGCTGCTGGACGACGGCCTGATCGCCATGCAGGTGGTCGAGGTCGAGGGCGACCAGATTCACTGTGAAACGGAAGTCGGAGGATATCTTTCCAGCCGCAAGGGCCTGAACCTGAAGGGCGGCGGCCTGTCGATCCCCGGCATCGCCGATCACGACCGCGCCGACATCAAGCGCGCCGCCGAGATGGACGCCGATTACCTGGCCGTGTCATTCCCGCGCAACGCCGACGACATGATCCAGGCGAAGAAGCTGCTGCGCGAAGCCGGCAGCCACGCCCGCGTCGTGGCCAAGATCGAGCGCGCCGAGGCCATCGAGAACCTGGAAGAGATCATCGACGCCAGCGACGTGGTCATGATCGCGCGCGGTGACCTGGGCGTTGAGATCGGCGACGCCGAGCTGCCCGGCCTGCAGAAACGCATCATCCGCGCCGCGCTGGACCAGAACCGCGTGGTGATCACCGCCACCCAGATGATGCAGTCCATGGTCGAGAACCCGGTGCCCACGCGCGCCGAGGTGCTGGACGTGGCCAACGCCGTCATCGACGGCACCGACGCCGTGATGCTGTCGGCCGAAACGGCCGTCGGCCGCCACCCGGTCAAGGTCATCGAGGCCATGAACCGCGTCTGCGTGGGCGCCGAAGCCCATGTCGAGAGCCTGCATTCCGAGCGCGGCATGAACGTGCGCTTCAACCGCATCGACCAGGCCATCGCCTCGGCGGCCATGTACATGGCCACGCACGTGAAGGTCGACGCCATCATCGCGCTGACCGAATCCGGCTCCACCGCCCAGTGGCTGTCGCGTGTGCGTACCCCGGTCCCGATCTTCGCGCTGTCCGCGCTGGCCGCCAGCCGTCGCCGCATGGCCATGTACCGTGACGTCTATCCCATCGCCCACGTGCCGCAGGGCAAGGGCATGGACAAGGTGCTGGCCAACGTCGTCGCGCTGCTGCTCGACCAGGGCCGCGTGAAAGTGGGCGACCGCGTCATCCTCACCATGGGCGACCGCCTGGGCAATGAGGGCGGCACCAACAGCCTGCGCCTGGTCCAGGTGGCCAGCGACGGCTTCGTCGACAGCCAGACCAAGCTGGACCTGCACTGA
- the pnuC gene encoding nicotinamide riboside transporter PnuC, which translates to MLDALAAMWPWEALAVAFSLAYLVLAIRQNAWCWPAAIIGAAIYVALMATAGLYMQSVLQLFYIGMAVYGWRNWRRGGDGGELRVVSWRAGDHLRPLALILLAGGLVGWGLANWTQATWPFTDAMLACGAIVTTWMVARKVLQNWHYWFVIDAVSAWLYAQQGLWLTCGLFLVYLVLVVLGYRDWKASWQAGD; encoded by the coding sequence ATGCTGGACGCCCTGGCCGCGATGTGGCCCTGGGAGGCCCTGGCAGTCGCGTTTTCACTGGCGTACCTGGTGCTGGCCATTCGCCAGAACGCGTGGTGCTGGCCGGCAGCCATTATCGGCGCAGCGATTTATGTCGCGTTGATGGCCACCGCGGGCCTGTACATGCAATCGGTGCTGCAGCTGTTCTATATCGGCATGGCGGTGTATGGCTGGCGAAACTGGCGGCGCGGTGGCGATGGCGGCGAACTTCGGGTCGTATCATGGCGTGCCGGGGATCACTTGCGGCCACTGGCGCTGATCTTGCTGGCGGGTGGACTGGTGGGTTGGGGGCTGGCCAACTGGACCCAGGCCACCTGGCCGTTCACCGATGCGATGCTGGCCTGCGGCGCCATCGTCACCACCTGGATGGTCGCGCGCAAGGTGCTGCAGAACTGGCATTACTGGTTTGTCATCGACGCCGTCAGTGCCTGGCTCTACGCACAGCAGGGCCTGTGGCTGACCTGCGGCCTGTTCCTCGTCTACCTGGTCCTGGTGGTCCTGGGTTACCGCGACTGGAAGGCGAGTTGGCAGGCCGGTGACTGA